In a single window of the Natronosalvus caseinilyticus genome:
- a CDS encoding class I SAM-dependent methyltransferase — MSDESTESRDVTEADGDGDVSSAEHEAHLERSRKVWNRWSDWYAMSERDFEPIREDAIDHLDLRPGDRVLDVGCGPGVNFEPIRRAIGKDGRLVAVDYSPAMVAKARERIDRYGWKNVEVHRVDATTVAFDDWFDAAVATLSMSVMPDVRRAVENVHRLLVPGGSFVVFDLGAVPAGPARVANPFLRWFLRWYANWNPDGDVDESLRAVFDECEVVETYAAGIGYTVRCRKALGSDGGVDAGIDAGSTARDDH; from the coding sequence ATGAGCGACGAATCGACGGAGTCGAGGGACGTGACGGAAGCAGACGGCGACGGTGACGTCTCGAGCGCCGAGCACGAGGCCCACCTGGAACGCAGTCGGAAGGTGTGGAATCGCTGGAGCGACTGGTACGCGATGAGCGAACGCGACTTCGAGCCGATACGCGAGGATGCGATCGACCATCTGGACCTCCGACCGGGGGACCGCGTGCTCGACGTCGGCTGCGGTCCGGGGGTAAACTTCGAGCCGATTCGACGGGCGATCGGGAAGGACGGACGCCTCGTCGCCGTCGATTACAGCCCAGCGATGGTCGCGAAGGCTCGAGAGCGGATCGACCGGTACGGGTGGAAAAACGTCGAGGTTCACCGTGTCGACGCGACGACCGTCGCGTTCGACGACTGGTTCGACGCCGCCGTCGCGACCCTCTCGATGAGCGTCATGCCCGACGTGCGTCGGGCGGTGGAGAACGTCCACCGACTCCTCGTTCCCGGCGGGTCGTTCGTCGTGTTCGACCTCGGTGCCGTCCCGGCGGGACCCGCACGGGTCGCGAATCCGTTCCTCCGGTGGTTCCTTCGCTGGTACGCGAACTGGAATCCCGACGGCGACGTCGACGAATCGCTCCGGGCGGTCTTCGACGAGTGCGAGGTCGTCGAGACGTACGCCGCGGGGATCGGGTACACGGTACGGTGTCGGAAGGCTCTCGGTTCGGATGGCGGTGTCGACGCGGGTATCGACGCCGGTTCCACCGCCCGAGACGATCACTGA
- a CDS encoding ABC transporter ATP-binding protein, which translates to MSTNTSTNTSTSTGDPLLSVDGLTTEFATDEGGIRAIEDVSFTLERGETLGIVGESGSGKSVTAHSIMRLLEDNGRIASGSVTFDGADLTTMSDSTLQSIRGSEIAMVFQDPMTSLTPVLTVGTQLLETLHQHRELSDEEARETALSLLEQVRLPDPDDVFESYPHELSGGQRQRVLIAIAICCDPEVLIADEPTTALDVTIEAQILELLEDLRDSRDLSVVLITHDLGVVAESTDRVGVMYAGRMVEQGPTERVFTEPRHPYTAGLLRSMPRLTDHVPELLEGTVPQPGNRPSGCNFAPRCPYATAACEADDPPLEPVEGGNRVDAESVPETAGTRASTGDGAVQRAACVRTDEIGVLEPVPAEVSGTAGSRTTDVGDPILEIENVRKEFDTSSSLLDRLLPKGSPPVQAVDGVSLSLRAGETVGLVGESGSGKTTLGRLCIALEDRTEGDILLDGVSLAETPDEELRQRVQFVFQDPSSSLNPRQRIGRVLGFAVEKHATLGPDETVTDRVIDLLEEVGLDAETRHRHPHELSGGQKQRVGVARALAVDPDVLIADEPTSALDVSVQGQILALLERIKAERDLSMIFISHDLSVIRHVSDRVAVMYLGRLVETGPVDALFTDPKHPYTEALLSAIPDPDPDPDSRHSSERITLEGEIPDPRYPPTGCNFASRCPAVMPKCREHDPALVPVDGDQRAACFLHSTATRGDEEPPEDVLELAARDDD; encoded by the coding sequence ATGAGTACGAACACGAGCACGAATACGAGCACGAGCACGGGTGACCCACTGCTATCGGTCGACGGACTGACGACGGAGTTCGCGACCGACGAGGGCGGCATTCGCGCCATCGAGGACGTGAGCTTCACCCTCGAGCGCGGGGAAACCCTCGGTATCGTCGGAGAGAGCGGTTCCGGCAAGAGCGTCACCGCTCACTCGATCATGCGGCTGCTCGAGGACAACGGCCGGATCGCGTCGGGCTCGGTCACGTTCGACGGCGCCGATCTGACGACGATGTCCGACTCGACGCTGCAGTCGATCCGCGGATCGGAGATCGCCATGGTCTTCCAGGACCCGATGACCTCGCTCACGCCGGTGTTGACCGTCGGCACGCAACTCCTCGAGACGCTCCACCAGCACCGGGAGCTGTCAGACGAGGAAGCGCGGGAGACGGCGCTCTCCCTGCTCGAGCAGGTTCGCCTGCCCGATCCCGATGACGTCTTCGAGTCCTACCCGCACGAGCTCTCCGGGGGCCAGCGCCAGCGAGTGCTCATCGCCATCGCCATCTGCTGTGATCCCGAGGTGCTGATCGCCGACGAGCCGACGACGGCACTGGACGTGACCATCGAGGCCCAGATCCTCGAGTTGCTCGAGGACCTCCGGGACTCCCGCGACCTCAGTGTCGTCCTCATCACCCACGACCTGGGGGTCGTCGCGGAGTCGACCGACCGCGTGGGCGTCATGTACGCCGGACGGATGGTCGAGCAGGGGCCGACCGAGCGGGTGTTCACCGAACCCCGCCACCCCTACACGGCGGGCCTGCTCCGATCGATGCCGCGACTGACCGACCACGTGCCCGAACTGCTCGAGGGGACCGTTCCCCAGCCTGGAAACCGGCCGAGTGGCTGTAACTTTGCCCCGCGCTGTCCGTACGCGACGGCGGCTTGCGAGGCGGACGATCCGCCGCTCGAGCCGGTCGAGGGGGGCAACCGGGTCGATGCGGAGAGCGTGCCGGAGACGGCAGGGACCCGGGCATCGACCGGCGACGGCGCCGTCCAGCGAGCAGCCTGCGTTCGAACCGACGAAATCGGCGTCCTCGAGCCCGTGCCCGCCGAGGTATCCGGGACGGCCGGGTCGCGGACAACCGACGTCGGTGACCCGATTCTCGAGATCGAGAACGTGCGAAAGGAGTTCGACACCTCGTCCTCCCTCCTCGATCGATTGCTCCCGAAGGGATCGCCGCCGGTGCAGGCCGTCGACGGCGTCTCGCTCTCGCTTCGCGCGGGCGAAACCGTCGGGCTCGTCGGGGAGAGCGGCTCCGGCAAGACGACCCTCGGGCGCCTCTGTATCGCGCTCGAGGACCGGACCGAGGGCGACATCCTGCTCGACGGCGTCTCCCTCGCGGAGACTCCCGACGAGGAGCTCCGCCAGCGAGTCCAGTTCGTCTTCCAGGACCCCAGTTCGTCGCTCAATCCGCGCCAACGAATTGGGCGCGTTCTCGGGTTCGCGGTCGAGAAACACGCGACGCTGGGGCCCGACGAGACGGTCACCGACCGCGTGATCGATCTGCTCGAGGAGGTGGGTCTCGACGCCGAGACCCGCCACCGCCATCCCCACGAACTATCCGGCGGGCAGAAACAGCGCGTGGGCGTCGCCCGGGCGCTCGCGGTCGATCCGGACGTCCTGATCGCGGACGAGCCGACCAGCGCGCTGGACGTAAGTGTCCAGGGCCAGATCCTGGCCCTCCTCGAGCGGATCAAGGCCGAACGCGACCTCTCGATGATCTTCATCAGCCACGATCTCTCGGTCATCCGCCACGTCTCCGATCGCGTCGCCGTGATGTACCTCGGGAGACTCGTGGAGACCGGGCCCGTCGACGCGCTCTTCACCGATCCGAAACACCCCTACACCGAGGCACTGTTGAGCGCGATTCCCGATCCCGACCCCGACCCCGACTCACGGCACTCGAGCGAGCGGATCACCCTCGAGGGCGAGATTCCGGACCCGCGATACCCGCCGACGGGGTGTAACTTCGCCAGCCGCTGTCCGGCGGTCATGCCGAAGTGTCGCGAACACGACCCGGCACTCGTCCCGGTCGACGGCGATCAGCGTGCGGCCTGTTTCCTCCACTCGACGGCCACCAGGGGCGACGAGGAGCCGCCAGAGGACGTTCTCGAGCTGGCCGCCCGGGACGACGACTGA
- a CDS encoding ABC transporter permease, whose translation MSVASSARWERFRRFARSFAAHKLAVAGLAVVSVIVVVGVLAFVDEQFFGGAIVETVHHDPNDPAFTPLEGPSADHPFGTDELGRDVLSRTIYGAKVSVQVALTAVSVAAVIGSLLGVLAGYAKGYTETVIMRGVDVLLGFPALILAIGVVAALGFSLQNVIIALGIVYIPQFARIARSSALSITEEEYVEAAEALGYSRRHIVFREVLPNCLSPLLVQASLLMAFAIIAEASLSFLGLGVQPPQASWGQMVADGSSYMSNAPWISVFPGVAVFVTVLGFNLVGDGLRDALDPHENAERRF comes from the coding sequence ATGAGCGTCGCCTCGAGCGCCCGTTGGGAACGGTTCCGTCGCTTCGCCCGGAGTTTTGCGGCGCACAAACTGGCGGTCGCCGGGCTCGCGGTCGTGTCGGTAATCGTCGTCGTCGGCGTGCTCGCGTTCGTCGACGAGCAGTTCTTCGGCGGGGCGATCGTCGAAACCGTCCACCACGACCCGAACGATCCCGCGTTTACCCCGCTCGAGGGACCGAGTGCCGACCACCCGTTCGGGACCGACGAACTGGGTCGCGACGTCCTGTCGCGAACGATCTACGGCGCGAAGGTGTCGGTACAGGTCGCACTCACGGCGGTCTCGGTCGCCGCCGTGATCGGCTCGCTGCTCGGCGTGCTCGCTGGCTACGCGAAGGGGTACACGGAGACGGTCATCATGCGCGGGGTGGACGTGCTGCTCGGCTTTCCGGCGCTCATCCTCGCGATCGGCGTCGTCGCCGCACTCGGATTTAGCCTCCAGAACGTCATCATCGCGCTGGGAATCGTCTACATCCCCCAGTTCGCACGCATCGCCCGCAGTAGCGCCCTCTCGATCACCGAGGAGGAGTACGTCGAGGCCGCCGAAGCCCTCGGCTACTCGAGGCGCCACATCGTCTTCCGGGAGGTGTTGCCCAACTGCCTCTCGCCGCTGCTGGTCCAGGCCTCCCTGCTGATGGCGTTCGCCATCATCGCGGAAGCCTCCCTCTCGTTCCTCGGCCTCGGCGTCCAGCCGCCCCAGGCCTCGTGGGGGCAGATGGTCGCCGACGGGAGTAGCTACATGAGCAACGCCCCCTGGATCTCGGTGTTCCCCGGGGTCGCCGTCTTCGTCACCGTGTTGGGCTTCAACCTGGTCGGCGACGGGCTGCGCGACGCGCTCGACCCGCACGAAAACGCCGAACGGAGGTTCTGA
- the glmS gene encoding glutamine--fructose-6-phosphate transaminase (isomerizing), producing the protein MCGIIGFVGNGEGEADALDVLMTGLSGLEYRGYDSAGVALGDTNLRVHKRQGEVSSLEETLAANEPGGESVGIGHTRWSTHGPPSDVNAHPHTDAEGRVAVVHNGIIENYQSLRTELREAGITFQSDTDTEVVPHLIARGLEDGLDPETAFRAAIERLEGSYAIAAVFEGSETVYAARHESPLVLGLGEDGHYLASDVPAFIEYTDRVIYLDDGEFATLTGDSIRITDSNGEVVESSVETIEWDAEDAGKSGYDHYMLKEIHEQPTAIRECLRGRLNELTGRIELEELADIAFDGPVTFVACGTSYHAAMFGVSLLNRWGVPAQATLASEFTAETMPLTDDSLVVGVTQSGETADTMRALREANRAGATTLAVTNVVGSSAARETDHVLYIRAGPEIGVAATKTFASQQAALTMVAAALSDHRSRELIQSLRSIADAIQQVLDTSSAREVAHAYRDADAYFFIGRGLHYPVALEGALKLKEISYEHAEGFAAGELKHGPLALVGPNTPVFALVTGDGEEAEKTIGNVKEVEARGVPIVAVTDGQSDVERYADHVLEIPALEAVASSVVANVQLQLVSYWVANELGRSIDKPRHLAKSVTVE; encoded by the coding sequence ATGTGTGGCATCATCGGCTTCGTCGGCAACGGTGAGGGCGAGGCCGACGCGCTCGACGTCCTCATGACCGGGCTCTCGGGTCTCGAGTACCGAGGGTACGACTCCGCCGGCGTCGCCCTCGGGGATACGAACCTCCGCGTCCACAAGCGCCAGGGCGAGGTGTCCTCGCTCGAGGAGACCCTGGCGGCGAACGAACCGGGCGGCGAGTCCGTCGGCATCGGCCACACCCGCTGGAGCACCCACGGCCCGCCCTCGGACGTGAACGCCCACCCACACACCGACGCGGAGGGCCGGGTCGCCGTCGTCCACAACGGCATCATCGAGAACTACCAGTCGCTCCGGACGGAACTGCGCGAGGCCGGGATCACGTTCCAGAGTGACACCGACACCGAGGTCGTTCCCCACCTGATCGCTCGGGGCCTCGAGGACGGCCTCGACCCCGAAACGGCGTTCCGGGCGGCCATCGAGCGTCTCGAGGGGAGTTACGCCATCGCCGCCGTCTTCGAGGGGTCGGAGACGGTGTACGCGGCCCGCCACGAGTCGCCGCTCGTGCTCGGTCTGGGCGAGGACGGCCACTACCTGGCGAGCGACGTCCCCGCGTTTATCGAGTACACCGACCGCGTGATCTACCTCGACGACGGCGAGTTCGCGACGCTCACCGGCGACTCGATTCGGATCACCGATTCGAACGGCGAGGTCGTCGAGAGCAGCGTCGAGACCATCGAGTGGGACGCCGAGGACGCCGGCAAGAGCGGCTACGACCACTACATGCTCAAGGAGATCCACGAACAACCCACCGCCATCCGGGAGTGTCTCCGCGGGCGACTCAACGAACTCACCGGCCGGATCGAACTCGAGGAACTGGCGGACATCGCCTTCGACGGCCCCGTGACGTTCGTCGCCTGCGGAACCTCCTACCACGCCGCGATGTTCGGCGTCTCGCTGTTGAACCGCTGGGGCGTTCCCGCCCAGGCGACCCTGGCGAGCGAGTTTACGGCCGAGACGATGCCACTTACGGACGACTCGCTCGTCGTCGGCGTCACCCAGAGCGGCGAGACGGCCGACACGATGCGCGCGCTCCGGGAGGCGAACCGGGCGGGCGCGACGACGCTCGCCGTGACGAACGTCGTCGGCAGTTCGGCCGCCCGCGAGACCGATCACGTCCTCTACATCCGGGCCGGCCCGGAGATTGGCGTCGCCGCCACGAAGACGTTCGCGAGCCAGCAGGCCGCCCTCACCATGGTCGCCGCCGCGCTGAGCGATCACCGGTCCCGCGAACTGATCCAGTCGCTCCGATCCATCGCCGACGCCATTCAACAGGTGCTCGACACCTCGAGCGCCCGGGAGGTCGCTCACGCCTATCGCGACGCCGACGCCTACTTCTTCATCGGCCGCGGCCTCCACTACCCGGTCGCGCTCGAGGGGGCGCTGAAGCTCAAAGAGATTTCCTACGAACACGCCGAGGGCTTCGCAGCAGGCGAGTTGAAACACGGCCCGCTCGCGCTCGTCGGCCCGAATACACCCGTGTTCGCGCTCGTGACCGGCGACGGCGAGGAAGCCGAGAAGACCATCGGCAACGTCAAGGAAGTCGAGGCCCGCGGCGTCCCCATCGTCGCGGTCACTGACGGCCAGTCGGACGTCGAGCGATACGCCGACCACGTCCTCGAGATTCCGGCGCTCGAGGCCGTCGCGAGTTCGGTCGTGGCGAACGTCCAGCTCCAACTGGTATCGTACTGGGTCGCCAACGAGCTGGGTCGATCGATCGACAAGCCCCGCCACCTGGCGAAGAGCGTCACCGTCGAGTGA
- a CDS encoding ABC transporter permease: MNFLRYVAVRTLQTVPVLAGVSAVVFLIVHAAPGDPVVNMLGIQATDENIEAVRAAHGLDQPLYIQYFSWLSNVLQGDFGRSLVQGRAVSDLIVSRLPATLFLAVSSMVVAILIAIPAGMVSAVRKGSKTDFAVTLGALSGISIPNFWLGLLLILFFATSINLFPAGNYVSPMDDPVGALESVFLPAVTVGTAYAALLTRQTRSAVLENLRSDSVRMAKAKGLSTRRIMTAHVLKGALLPVITVAGLQFGYLLSATVVVEQVFAWPGMGRLIWFAVLQQDYPAVQGAVLVVATLFVVINLLVDLTYGYLDPRVSVQ; encoded by the coding sequence ATGAACTTCCTTCGCTACGTCGCGGTGCGGACGCTCCAGACGGTCCCCGTGCTGGCCGGTGTCTCCGCAGTCGTGTTCCTGATCGTCCACGCGGCACCCGGCGATCCGGTCGTCAACATGCTCGGTATCCAGGCGACAGATGAGAACATCGAGGCGGTCCGGGCCGCCCACGGACTGGACCAGCCGCTGTACATCCAGTACTTCTCGTGGCTCTCGAACGTGCTCCAGGGCGACTTCGGCCGCTCGCTCGTCCAGGGGCGGGCCGTCTCGGACCTGATCGTGAGCCGTCTGCCAGCGACGCTGTTCCTCGCCGTCTCCTCGATGGTCGTCGCCATACTCATCGCGATTCCGGCCGGCATGGTGAGCGCAGTCCGCAAGGGATCGAAGACCGATTTTGCGGTCACGCTCGGGGCGCTCTCGGGCATCTCGATCCCGAACTTCTGGCTCGGCCTCCTCCTGATCCTCTTCTTCGCGACGTCGATCAATCTCTTCCCCGCGGGGAACTACGTCTCGCCGATGGACGACCCCGTCGGTGCGCTCGAGAGCGTCTTCCTGCCGGCGGTGACGGTTGGAACCGCCTACGCTGCCTTGCTGACACGCCAGACGCGCTCGGCTGTCCTCGAGAACCTGCGCTCCGATAGCGTACGGATGGCGAAGGCGAAAGGACTCTCGACGCGCCGGATCATGACCGCCCACGTTCTGAAGGGGGCGCTCTTGCCCGTCATCACCGTCGCGGGGTTGCAGTTCGGCTACCTCCTCTCGGCCACCGTCGTCGTCGAGCAGGTGTTCGCCTGGCCCGGCATGGGGCGGCTGATCTGGTTCGCCGTCCTCCAGCAGGACTACCCGGCGGTACAGGGAGCCGTCCTCGTCGTCGCCACCCTGTTCGTCGTGATCAATCTGCTCGTCGACCTCACGTACGGCTACCTCGACCCGCGGGTGAGCGTCCAATGA
- a CDS encoding sugar phosphate nucleotidyltransferase codes for MTERSAIVLAAGEGSRLRPLTKHRPKPMLPAATKPILEHVFDALIDAGVTEITTVVGYQRNRVQSHFGPTHRNVPIRYVKQEKLLGSGHALLAAEDAHRDHQGPTLVVYGDQLVDGDIVADVLESHDEDSVATLGLIPTDDVGEYGGVLTDDGEVTEIVEHPFDDREYYLNAGVYVFDDLIFEAIRGVDPRVGEQSLIDGISSLVDDETASVRGVVSDGLWVDATYPWDLLTIAEDLLASGGVESQVSADAYVHESATVVDPVVVPADCVVGAGSVVGPNVCLGENVTVGSNVSLTHAVVDADTRVEDGATVRDCVTGRGARIGPGSTVVGGPSDVQINDAVHRDVDFGALFADHAHDEGGSTFAPGVIVGADAYVQAGSTLRGTLEDDVEVRS; via the coding sequence ATGACCGAACGTTCCGCGATCGTGCTCGCGGCCGGGGAGGGAAGCCGTCTCAGACCGCTGACCAAACATCGGCCGAAGCCGATGTTGCCAGCGGCGACGAAACCGATCCTCGAGCACGTCTTCGACGCGCTGATCGACGCGGGCGTGACCGAGATCACGACCGTCGTGGGCTACCAGCGAAACCGCGTCCAGTCACACTTCGGGCCGACCCACCGCAACGTCCCGATCAGGTACGTCAAACAGGAGAAGTTGCTGGGAAGTGGCCACGCCCTACTGGCCGCAGAGGACGCCCATCGGGACCACCAGGGGCCGACACTCGTCGTCTACGGCGACCAGCTCGTCGACGGCGACATCGTCGCGGACGTGCTCGAGTCCCACGACGAGGACTCGGTCGCGACGCTCGGCCTGATCCCGACCGACGACGTCGGTGAGTACGGCGGCGTCCTCACGGACGACGGCGAGGTGACCGAAATCGTCGAGCACCCGTTCGACGACCGCGAGTACTACCTCAACGCTGGCGTCTACGTCTTCGACGACCTGATCTTCGAGGCGATTCGCGGCGTCGATCCACGCGTCGGCGAACAGTCCCTCATCGACGGCATCTCGAGCCTGGTCGACGACGAGACCGCCAGCGTTCGTGGCGTCGTCTCCGACGGCCTCTGGGTCGACGCGACCTACCCGTGGGACCTGCTGACCATCGCCGAGGACCTCCTCGCCAGCGGCGGCGTCGAGAGCCAGGTGTCAGCCGACGCCTACGTCCACGAGTCCGCGACGGTGGTCGACCCCGTCGTCGTCCCCGCCGACTGCGTTGTCGGGGCGGGATCGGTCGTGGGACCGAACGTCTGTCTCGGCGAGAACGTGACGGTCGGGTCGAACGTCTCGCTCACGCACGCCGTGGTCGACGCCGACACGCGGGTCGAAGACGGGGCGACGGTTCGCGACTGCGTCACCGGCCGCGGAGCGCGAATTGGCCCTGGATCGACCGTCGTCGGCGGACCGAGCGACGTCCAGATCAACGACGCGGTCCACCGTGACGTCGACTTCGGCGCGCTGTTCGCCGACCACGCCCACGACGAGGGCGGATCGACGTTCGCCCCCGGCGTAATCGTCGGCGCCGACGCCTACGTCCAGGCGGGGTCGACGCTCCGTGGAACGCTCGAGGACGACGTGGAGGTGCGTTCCTGA
- a CDS encoding aspartate aminotransferase family protein translates to MVTDNSSDGLNAVEAMDREYVFGTWAYQSEVSPTQIVGGDGARFIDADGNEYVDFSGQLMCSNLGHSATAVEEAIADQTRAGAYFAPGFATEARAELGKKLAEVTPGNLSKTFFSTSGTEAIEAAIKIAKFYTGKDKIVSRYRSYHGATAGSISVTGDPRRLAAEPGIPGAIKAPDPYAYGSTLDPMESLEYIDEMLMLEGDTVAAVLVEPVVGSNGILVPPAEYLPRLKEIAHDHGALLVCDEVMTGFGRTGEWFGSDLFDVTPDIMTMAKGLTGAYQPLAATIVTDEVAAYFEDNMFTHGHTYAGHPVACAAGLAAIETYQSEGLIERADEVGSYLGDRIASLAVDHPSVGDVRGTGLFHGIELTRRADERVPFGTREDKLSKGSTVVDEVAARALEHGTYVANMINTLIVAPPLTITREEIDEAIAAIDVALEAADAAMEA, encoded by the coding sequence ATGGTAACGGATAACTCGAGCGACGGGCTGAACGCCGTCGAGGCGATGGACAGAGAGTACGTGTTCGGGACGTGGGCCTACCAGAGCGAGGTCTCGCCGACCCAGATCGTCGGCGGCGACGGCGCCCGGTTCATCGACGCCGACGGCAACGAGTACGTCGACTTCTCCGGGCAACTCATGTGTTCGAACCTCGGCCACTCGGCCACGGCGGTCGAGGAAGCTATCGCCGACCAGACTCGAGCGGGGGCGTACTTCGCGCCGGGCTTCGCCACCGAGGCGCGGGCCGAACTCGGGAAGAAACTCGCCGAGGTGACGCCGGGAAACCTCTCGAAGACGTTCTTCTCGACCAGCGGCACCGAGGCCATCGAGGCTGCGATCAAGATCGCGAAATTCTACACGGGCAAGGACAAAATCGTCTCCCGGTATCGCTCCTACCACGGCGCGACCGCGGGGTCGATCAGCGTCACCGGCGACCCCCGCCGACTTGCCGCCGAACCCGGCATTCCGGGCGCGATCAAGGCGCCCGACCCCTACGCCTACGGGTCGACGCTCGACCCGATGGAGAGCCTCGAGTACATCGACGAGATGCTGATGCTCGAGGGCGATACCGTCGCGGCGGTACTGGTCGAACCGGTCGTCGGCTCGAACGGCATCCTAGTCCCGCCCGCGGAGTACCTCCCGCGGCTGAAGGAGATCGCCCACGACCACGGCGCGTTGCTCGTCTGCGACGAGGTGATGACCGGGTTCGGTCGGACCGGCGAGTGGTTCGGCAGCGACCTCTTCGACGTGACCCCCGACATCATGACGATGGCGAAGGGGCTCACGGGCGCCTACCAGCCCCTCGCGGCGACGATCGTCACCGACGAGGTCGCTGCTTACTTCGAGGACAACATGTTCACGCACGGCCACACCTACGCGGGCCATCCGGTCGCCTGCGCAGCGGGGCTAGCGGCCATCGAGACCTACCAGTCCGAGGGGTTGATCGAGCGGGCGGACGAGGTCGGCTCGTACCTGGGCGACCGAATCGCCTCGCTCGCGGTCGACCACCCGAGCGTCGGCGACGTCCGCGGAACCGGGCTGTTCCACGGAATCGAACTCACGAGACGGGCCGACGAGCGGGTCCCCTTCGGAACGCGCGAGGACAAACTCTCGAAGGGGTCGACTGTCGTCGACGAGGTCGCCGCCCGCGCCCTCGAGCACGGGACCTACGTCGCCAACATGATCAACACGCTCATCGTCGCGCCGCCGCTGACGATCACCCGAGAAGAGATCGACGAGGCGATTGCAGCGATCGATGTGGCCCTCGAGGCTGCCGACGCGGCGATGGAGGCCTGA
- a CDS encoding radical SAM protein — translation MISKGCEQCAKGGKMVLFVYGYCDQRDCFYCPLGENRKNVTDVYANERLVESDEDVVTEAHRMDALGTSITGGEPQEALERTCHYLSLLKDEFGEDHHTHLYTGIPGGRENMRRLSEAGLDEIRFHPPLEQWGDLHGTEWEDILYIAREEGLTPAFEIPGIRPEMEFLDFLDEGAADFCNVNEFEMSHGNYRRMQAEGFELKEGHMSAVDNDRDGILEVMGDHPKVYFCTSVFKDAAQHRRRLKRMARTVRREFDDVTDDGTLVYGKTRVDPSRFEALGVPEEFYTVKSNHVEVAWWLLEEMIEAGDVDDGEIVEQYPTYDGQVVERTPLA, via the coding sequence ATGATCTCGAAGGGCTGTGAGCAGTGTGCGAAAGGCGGCAAGATGGTGCTGTTCGTCTACGGTTATTGCGACCAGCGCGACTGCTTTTACTGCCCGCTCGGCGAGAACCGCAAGAACGTCACGGACGTCTACGCCAACGAGCGCCTCGTCGAGTCTGACGAGGACGTGGTCACCGAGGCCCACCGCATGGACGCGCTGGGCACCTCGATCACCGGCGGGGAACCCCAGGAGGCCCTCGAGCGAACCTGTCACTACCTCTCCTTGCTGAAAGACGAGTTCGGCGAGGATCACCACACCCACCTCTACACCGGCATTCCGGGGGGACGAGAGAACATGCGACGACTCTCGGAGGCCGGCCTCGACGAGATTCGCTTCCACCCGCCGCTCGAGCAGTGGGGCGACCTCCACGGCACGGAGTGGGAGGACATCCTCTATATCGCTCGCGAGGAGGGACTGACCCCTGCCTTCGAGATCCCCGGTATCCGCCCCGAGATGGAGTTCCTCGACTTTCTGGACGAGGGCGCCGCCGACTTCTGTAACGTCAACGAGTTCGAGATGTCCCACGGCAACTACCGCCGGATGCAGGCGGAAGGGTTCGAACTCAAAGAGGGCCACATGAGCGCCGTCGACAACGACCGCGACGGCATCCTCGAGGTGATGGGCGACCACCCGAAGGTCTACTTCTGCACCTCGGTGTTCAAGGACGCGGCCCAGCACCGGCGGCGACTCAAGCGGATGGCCCGCACGGTCCGCCGGGAGTTCGACGACGTCACCGACGACGGCACCCTGGTTTATGGAAAGACTCGCGTCGACCCCTCGAGGTTCGAGGCCCTCGGAGTCCCCGAGGAGTTCTACACCGTGAAGTCGAATCACGTCGAGGTCGCCTGGTGGCTGCTCGAGGAGATGATCGAGGCGGGCGACGTCGACGACGGCGAGATCGTCGAGCAGTATCCGACGTACGACGGCCAGGTGGTCGAGCGGACGCCGCTAGCGTGA
- a CDS encoding helix-turn-helix domain-containing protein, with the protein MKSVRVSLGHDPEALAPIHAAICESPAIDREVVLGGQAVDGVETITSFVYGDVDAYESILDGLETVHEYDTTPADDGFFLYLRRDLGPEGASLLDALSQETVVVVPPIDIRSDRTIRTTLVGHSSDLATVLEELAGGVTVDVRWTSDSVTTNETAATERQLAALETAWAVGYYEVPRRNGIEMVADELKCAVSTASELLRRGEANVVGRVLETRR; encoded by the coding sequence ATGAAGTCCGTGCGCGTTTCGCTCGGTCACGACCCGGAGGCGCTCGCGCCGATCCACGCGGCCATCTGCGAGTCGCCCGCCATCGACCGCGAGGTCGTTCTCGGCGGGCAAGCGGTCGACGGCGTCGAGACGATTACTTCGTTCGTGTACGGTGACGTCGACGCCTACGAGTCGATCCTGGACGGCCTCGAGACGGTTCACGAGTACGACACGACCCCCGCCGACGACGGGTTCTTCCTGTACCTCCGTCGAGACCTCGGGCCCGAAGGAGCGTCGTTGCTCGACGCGCTCTCGCAGGAGACCGTCGTCGTGGTTCCGCCGATCGACATTCGCTCCGACCGGACGATCCGAACGACCCTCGTCGGCCACTCGAGCGACCTCGCGACCGTGCTCGAGGAACTCGCCGGCGGCGTCACAGTCGACGTCCGCTGGACGAGCGATTCCGTGACGACGAACGAAACGGCGGCCACTGAGCGACAGCTGGCGGCGCTCGAGACCGCCTGGGCGGTCGGCTACTACGAGGTCCCGCGCCGCAACGGCATCGAAATGGTCGCCGACGAACTCAAGTGCGCCGTGTCGACGGCCTCGGAACTGCTCAGGCGCGGAGAAGCGAACGTCGTTGGCCGGGTGCTCGAGACGCGCCGGTGA